From Aquificota bacterium, one genomic window encodes:
- a CDS encoding menaquinone biosynthesis decarboxylase: MPYKDLRDFIKRLEKEGELIRIEEELSPILEITEVTDRVCKLPGGGKALLFERPKGYSIPVLTNLLGSEKRIKLALGYERLEDIGWKLYKLLRPEIPHTFLDKLKRLPELKKLNDALPKVVKDGPIRENVKRERIDLFEFPILQCWPEDGGRYITFGQVITKDPESGIRNVGLYRLQVLSSTELAMHWQIHKDGNHHYWKAKRLRKKLEVAIAIGGDPVLSYVASAPLPPEVDEYLFAGLIREEGVELIKGITVDLEYPAHAEIVIEGYVDPEEPLIDEGPFGDHTGFYTPVDKYPKMHVTAILYRNNPIYLTTIVGRPPQEDKYIGWATERIFLPLIKFNLPEVVDYHLPAEGCFHNFCFVSIKKRYPGHAFKVAYGLLGLGLMSLTKHIVVFDEDIDVHDFGQVLWAWGNNVDPSRDVLILKGPIDVLDHSTNQVGFGGKMIIDATTKWKEEGYTREWPKVIEMSKEVKEKIDRIWEKLRIK, from the coding sequence ATGCCTTACAAGGACCTTAGAGACTTTATAAAAAGGCTTGAAAAGGAAGGAGAACTTATAAGGATAGAAGAAGAACTTTCTCCCATACTTGAGATAACGGAGGTGACAGACAGGGTTTGTAAGCTTCCCGGTGGTGGAAAGGCCTTACTCTTTGAGAGGCCAAAAGGCTACTCTATTCCAGTGCTTACCAACCTTTTGGGTTCTGAAAAAAGGATAAAGCTTGCCCTTGGCTATGAAAGGCTTGAGGATATAGGCTGGAAGCTATACAAACTCTTGAGGCCAGAGATCCCTCATACCTTCCTTGACAAGCTAAAAAGACTGCCAGAGCTAAAAAAGTTAAACGATGCCTTGCCAAAGGTTGTAAAGGATGGTCCCATAAGGGAGAATGTAAAAAGGGAAAGGATTGACCTTTTTGAGTTTCCCATACTCCAATGCTGGCCAGAGGATGGCGGAAGGTATATAACCTTTGGCCAGGTTATCACAAAGGACCCAGAAAGCGGAATAAGGAACGTGGGCCTATACCGCCTTCAGGTGCTATCTTCTACCGAACTGGCCATGCATTGGCAGATACACAAGGATGGAAACCATCACTACTGGAAGGCAAAAAGGTTAAGGAAAAAGCTTGAGGTGGCCATTGCCATAGGTGGAGACCCTGTGCTTTCCTATGTGGCCTCTGCACCTTTGCCACCGGAGGTGGATGAATACCTCTTTGCAGGCCTCATAAGGGAGGAGGGTGTAGAACTCATAAAGGGTATAACCGTTGACCTTGAATATCCAGCCCATGCGGAGATAGTGATAGAAGGCTATGTGGACCCAGAAGAGCCTCTGATAGATGAAGGTCCCTTTGGGGACCACACGGGCTTTTATACGCCTGTGGACAAGTATCCTAAGATGCACGTAACGGCCATCCTTTACAGAAACAATCCTATATACCTTACCACCATAGTGGGAAGACCACCACAAGAGGACAAATACATAGGCTGGGCAACGGAGAGGATATTTTTGCCCCTTATAAAGTTCAACCTGCCTGAGGTGGTAGATTACCACCTGCCCGCCGAAGGCTGTTTCCACAACTTCTGCTTTGTATCCATAAAGAAACGCTATCCAGGGCATGCCTTTAAGGTAGCCTATGGCCTTTTGGGCCTTGGCCTTATGTCCCTCACAAAGCATATAGTGGTCTTTGACGAAGACATAGACGTTCATGACTTTGGGCAGGTGCTTTGGGCCTGGGGCAATAATGTGGACCCATCAAGGGATGTGCTTATATTGAAAGGCCCTATAGACGTTTTGGACCACAGCACCAATCAGGTAGGCTTTGGTGGAAAGATGATAATAGATGCTACAACCAAGTGGAAGGAAGAGGGCTACACAAGGGAATGGCCAAAGGTGATAGAGATGTCAAAGGAAGTAAAAGAAAAGATAGATAGGATATGGGAGAAGCTAAGGATAAAGTGA
- a CDS encoding ketoacyl-ACP synthase III: MGISIKGMGHYTPENLLTNFDLEKMVDTSDEWITTRTGIKERRIAKEESLVDMAYRASLRALEDASLSVEDIDVIILATLTPDLGFPASACLLQARLGCHKAYAFDISAACSGFLYGLEIASALLSSGKAKNILLVGAEKLSQIVNWTDRATCVLFGDGAGAVVLSSEGEGELLASVMRSDGNYWEILYAERCGYINMKGKELFKLAVRAMADVCEEVMQRAGVSKEDIDLVVPHQANIRIMQALAERLGIPMEKVYSNIHKYGNTSAASIPIALCEAKEEGRLKRGNMVLLTAMGGGLTWGASLLRF; encoded by the coding sequence ATGGGTATAAGCATAAAGGGTATGGGCCATTACACTCCAGAAAACCTTTTGACCAACTTTGACCTTGAGAAGATGGTGGATACATCCGACGAGTGGATAACCACAAGGACCGGCATAAAGGAAAGAAGGATAGCAAAGGAAGAAAGCCTTGTTGATATGGCATACAGGGCAAGCCTTAGAGCCTTAGAGGATGCGAGCCTCTCCGTAGAGGATATTGATGTTATAATCCTTGCCACCCTCACGCCAGACCTTGGCTTTCCAGCCAGCGCATGCCTTTTGCAGGCAAGGCTTGGATGCCACAAGGCCTATGCCTTTGATATATCTGCCGCCTGTAGCGGATTTTTGTATGGCCTTGAGATAGCCAGCGCCCTACTAAGTTCTGGAAAGGCAAAAAACATCCTTTTGGTGGGCGCTGAAAAGCTATCTCAGATAGTAAACTGGACGGACAGGGCCACATGCGTCCTCTTTGGAGATGGTGCGGGTGCGGTGGTTCTCTCCTCCGAAGGGGAAGGGGAGCTTTTGGCGTCGGTCATGAGGTCTGACGGCAACTATTGGGAGATACTGTACGCCGAAAGGTGTGGCTATATAAACATGAAAGGAAAGGAGCTTTTTAAGCTGGCCGTGAGGGCCATGGCCGATGTATGTGAAGAAGTTATGCAAAGGGCTGGAGTTTCCAAAGAAGACATAGATTTGGTAGTTCCACATCAGGCAAACATAAGGATCATGCAGGCCTTGGCCGAAAGGCTTGGTATTCCTATGGAAAAGGTCTATTCAAACATACACAAGTATGGAAATACGAGCGCCGCATCCATACCCATAGCCCTGTGCGAGGCCAAAGAGGAGGGAAGGCTAAAAAGGGGTAATATGGTCCTCCTTACTGCCATGGGTGGTGGCCTCACATGGGGGGCAAGCCTCTTGAGGTTCTAA
- a CDS encoding thermonuclease family protein, whose amino-acid sequence MRLKVLLFFLLAFLISCSKSNYAHVEKAPSNIPSNTTPCTVVRVVDGDTFHCTLSNGEEVKVRLIGVDTPESADNPKARRDSERTGRSLEEIIKMGRQAKEFTKSLLPKGEKVYLEFDVQKTDKYGRLLAYVWLSDGRMLNEVLIREGYAQVYTIPPNVKYQERFLEAQRYARENRKGLWGQ is encoded by the coding sequence ATGAGATTAAAGGTCCTTCTATTTTTCTTACTTGCCTTTCTTATCTCATGTTCTAAATCCAACTATGCACATGTAGAAAAAGCACCTTCAAACATACCATCCAACACCACACCTTGCACGGTGGTCCGTGTGGTGGATGGAGATACATTCCATTGCACCTTATCCAATGGAGAAGAGGTTAAGGTAAGGCTTATAGGAGTGGATACGCCAGAAAGCGCAGACAATCCAAAGGCCAGAAGAGATTCGGAGAGGACTGGGCGCTCCTTGGAAGAGATCATAAAAATGGGTAGGCAGGCCAAGGAATTTACAAAAAGCCTTCTCCCAAAGGGTGAAAAGGTGTATTTGGAGTTTGACGTGCAGAAGACGGATAAATACGGAAGGCTTTTGGCCTACGTGTGGCTATCCGATGGTAGGATGCTAAACGAAGTTTTGATAAGGGAAGGCTATGCACAGGTCTATACCATACCACCCAACGTGAAGTATCAAGAAAGGTTTTTGGAGGCCCAAAGGTATGCAAGGGAAAACAGAAAGGGCCTGTGGGGACAATAA
- a CDS encoding C40 family peptidase, producing the protein MAGTDSIVLTALTYMERPYQFGANELYRMDCSAFVKRVFEVNGISLPRSTAEQAQVGVPVSLDEIRPGDLLFFSTYRPGPSHVGIYIGNGKMVHASESRGITIDRIDDPYWQRRFLFARRVDKRPVVAKAVKVDRGREDKGRDEIAELILILSNR; encoded by the coding sequence TTGGCAGGAACGGATAGCATAGTTCTTACAGCCCTCACCTACATGGAGAGGCCTTACCAGTTTGGCGCCAATGAACTTTACCGAATGGACTGTTCCGCCTTTGTAAAAAGGGTGTTTGAGGTAAACGGTATAAGCCTTCCGAGAAGCACGGCAGAACAAGCCCAAGTGGGAGTTCCAGTAAGCCTTGATGAGATAAGGCCGGGAGACCTACTGTTTTTTAGCACATACAGGCCGGGGCCTTCCCATGTGGGTATATACATTGGCAACGGTAAGATGGTCCATGCCAGCGAAAGCAGGGGAATAACCATAGATAGGATAGATGACCCCTATTGGCAGAGAAGGTTTCTCTTTGCAAGGAGGGTAGATAAGAGGCCCGTTGTGGCCAAAGCAGTGAAAGTGGATAGAGGTAGGGAAGACAAGGGCCGTGATGAGATAGCAGAGCTTATTCTTATACTTTCCAACCGTTGA
- a CDS encoding geranylgeranyl reductase family protein, translated as MRYDAIVVGGGPAGASTAYHLSKKGLKVLLVEKERLPRFKLCAGCLSARALKLLPEGYEKLLINRIRVGRLGYRGLEEYKLEAGKEIAYIVDRRDFDHFLVEKALEAGADLLQASFLGFEKEGQGYRVYTSSGSVLSDFIVGADGANSKTADILGFGKRRAFKSLEFFTEGDLKEEVLIEIGWVSRGYLWVFPHGDGISVGIATTGKEDLLKILREYSNKKGIKFIHPKGWHIPFPEGDLRLGRDRVLLVGDSASMTDPLLGEGIYYALWAGRLASEAIVKSPQEPLKAYRELLRPLKEELLSAGKIAKLAYRFQYVAYKMGRDYALKNFYRVLLGEKSYGELYLKGLFEFLKHLTIESFKSILNPHEGRNSRGIFSRKFGLGRNG; from the coding sequence TTGAGGTATGATGCTATAGTCGTAGGAGGAGGTCCGGCTGGGGCCTCTACAGCCTACCACCTCTCAAAGAAAGGCCTTAAAGTCCTTCTTGTGGAAAAGGAAAGGCTTCCAAGGTTTAAGCTTTGCGCCGGCTGTCTTTCTGCCAGAGCCTTAAAACTTCTTCCAGAAGGCTATGAGAAGCTTTTGATAAACAGAATAAGGGTTGGAAGGCTTGGCTATAGGGGGCTTGAAGAGTATAAACTGGAGGCGGGCAAAGAAATAGCCTACATAGTGGACAGAAGGGATTTTGACCACTTCCTTGTAGAAAAGGCCCTTGAGGCTGGTGCGGACCTCTTGCAGGCAAGCTTTTTAGGCTTTGAGAAGGAAGGACAAGGCTACAGAGTTTATACTTCTTCTGGAAGTGTTCTTTCGGACTTTATAGTGGGTGCAGATGGAGCCAATTCAAAAACGGCGGATATTTTGGGCTTTGGGAAAAGAAGGGCCTTCAAAAGCCTTGAGTTTTTTACAGAAGGAGACCTAAAGGAGGAGGTGCTTATAGAGATAGGCTGGGTAAGCAGGGGCTACCTTTGGGTCTTCCCTCACGGTGATGGCATAAGCGTGGGCATTGCCACCACGGGCAAAGAAGACCTTTTGAAAATACTAAGAGAGTATTCAAATAAAAAAGGCATAAAGTTTATCCATCCGAAGGGTTGGCACATACCCTTTCCAGAAGGGGACCTAAGGCTTGGAAGGGATAGGGTGTTGCTTGTGGGAGACTCGGCAAGCATGACAGACCCACTTTTGGGAGAAGGCATATACTACGCCCTTTGGGCGGGAAGGCTTGCCTCGGAGGCAATAGTCAAAAGCCCGCAGGAGCCTCTAAAGGCCTACAGAGAGCTTTTAAGGCCTCTAAAAGAAGAGCTTCTGAGTGCTGGAAAGATAGCCAAGCTTGCCTACAGGTTCCAATATGTGGCGTATAAAATGGGAAGGGATTATGCCTTGAAAAACTTTTACAGGGTGCTTTTAGGAGAAAAAAGCTATGGAGAGCTTTACCTTAAAGGATTGTTTGAATTTTTAAAACACTTGACCATAGAGAGCTTTAAGAGTATACTTAACCCACATGAGGGGAGGAATAGTAGGGGTATTTTTAGTCGGAAGTTTGGCCTTGGCAGGAACGGATAG
- a CDS encoding nucleotidyltransferase family protein, producing MKVKQRPRSKDLEHIIKTLRKHLRYLRKEYGVKSLAIFGSYARGEHKESSDVDILVEFSKPIGLKFISLADYLEKILGKRVDLLTPNALKQVPEVWKKVKEDLIPVI from the coding sequence ATGAAAGTGAAGCAAAGACCAAGAAGTAAGGATTTGGAACACATTATAAAAACCTTAAGAAAACACCTTAGGTATTTAAGGAAGGAATATGGAGTTAAAAGCTTGGCCATATTTGGTTCTTATGCCAGAGGAGAACATAAAGAAAGTAGTGATGTGGATATACTGGTAGAGTTTAGCAAGCCAATAGGACTAAAATTCATAAGTTTGGCGGACTATCTGGAAAAAATATTGGGGAAAAGAGTGGACCTTCTTACACCCAACGCCCTCAAACAGGTGCCTGAAGTTTGGAAGAAAGTGAAGGAGGATTTGATACCTGTAATATAA